CGGGCAAAAAAAGCGCAAACGAACTACAAGCATCTGTGACAGGGAAAGGCCTTACATTCTTACCATCGAAAACTACAAAAGTGATACCCAACCCACTCCGCGTAGCACCTCCAAAAAGGTAAAAAACTCTCTACGAAGAAAGAAACATGACGTGAAAAAAAATAATGATATACTTGAGCTGTTTAACCAGTAAAAAATGATTGGGAATGTTGTATGATTATTGAATTATTAACAACCGCGATAGTTGTTTTGGCTGTATTGATCGTTCTTGCGGTGCTTTTGCAAGAAGGAAAAAGCGATATGGGGCTTGGCTCTGCAGGCAGACAAATGCTGTTTGGCGGATCGGGTGGACAAAGCATGATCGAAAAAACAACCTGGGTGCTTGGCTTTTTGCTCATAGTTTTGGCACTTGGATTGACGATCGCAAAAACAAAAGATCGTCACCACTCGGTTGTGTCATCGTTTGGGAATTTTGTTGACGACAGCCCGCTTGCAAAAAACAGCTCACCAGTAGCTGACGAAAACTCCACCATCATCTCAGACAACACACCAACCGAACC
Above is a window of Candidatus Dependentiae bacterium DNA encoding:
- the secG gene encoding preprotein translocase subunit SecG, translated to MIIELLTTAIVVLAVLIVLAVLLQEGKSDMGLGSAGRQMLFGGSGGQSMIEKTTWVLGFLLIVLALGLTIAKTKDRHHSVVSSFGNFVDDSPLAKNSSPVADENSTIISDNTPTEPITAPVEETTSTQNA